The genomic stretch CAAAGCAGCAATGATGACCAGTAGCCAGTGCTTGCGGAAGAGCTCAACGATCGGGACCTTGGTCTGCTGCTTCTTGGCGGCGATTTCCTCGAAGATCGGCGATTCTTCCACGGCGCGACGCACCATGTAGCCGACGGCGATCAGCACGATGCTCAGCAGGAACGGTACGCGCCAGCCCCAGGCCATGAACTCTTCGCCGGGGGAGATAACTCCCGTCATCAGTGCCATTACACCCGAAGCCAGAAGCATGCCCAGCGGGACACCGAGCTGCGGGAAGGCGCCAGCACGTCCGCGACGGTCCTTCGGAGCATGCTCAACAGCCATGAGGACCGCGCCGCCCCATTCGCCGCCAGCGGAGATTCCCTGCAAGATGCGCAACAGCAGCAGCATGATCGGGGCGATGACCCCGGCCGTGGCGTAGGTGGGCAAGACTCCAATGAGCGTGGTTGCCGCACCCATCATGATCAGCGTGATCACCAGCATGGCACGGCGGCCAATCTTGTCCCCGTAATGCCCGGCCAGGAATGCGCCAAGAGGCCGGAAGAGGAAGGAAATACCCACTGAAGCGAAGGCCAGCAAGAGACCAATCTGTGCGCCGGCGGGCTTAAAGAACAGCTCGGCGAAGATCAGGCCAGCGGCGGTGGCGTAAATGAAGAAGTCGTACCACTCAATGGTGGTGCCGATGATCGTGGCAAACGCCACCCGGCGCGAGTTGGCTCGCTGGGCTGGTGTCTGGCTCTGGGCAATGCTCATGGTGCTCCTCTTTGAGCGGACTGCTCGGACTGTAAGGACCTGCTCACGTTAGCCAGATCACTAACCAGTGTCACAGACCACATAGATTGAGTAAACTTCAAATAGGTGTACAACATTTTTGATTGGACTGAAGAATGGCACGATTCTCCCTGCGCCAGCTTGAACTGCTGGCCGAACTCCCACGGCATTCAACCCTTGGGTCAGCGGCCGCGGAACTAAACATCTCCGAATCCGCACTGTCCCAAGCGATCACCTCCGTCGAAAGGATCGCCGGAGAACAGCTATGTGTGCGCCGCAAAGCGCACGGAGTACGGATGACCCCGGCGGGACAGTACTTCGCTGCCAAGGCGGCACGCATCGTGGCCGACGCCGACGAGCTGGGAGATTCCTTTCCCCGCTCAGATGGTTCGTTGCGAGGTCCGGTGTCGATGGGCTGCTTCGCGTCCTTCGCCAGCCACGTGGTGCCCTCGATTCTCGAAGGCTTTCGCGCCGTCCAGCCGGGGATTGATGTCAGCGTGAGTGTTGGCACCCACGATGATCTGCTTCCGGCCCTTGATAGTGGGGAACTGGACTTCGCCCTGGTCTACGATCTTTTGCTGCCCAGTGGTTTCACCAAACACACGCTCTATCAGACGAAGCTCGAGGTGGTGTTGCACCCCGAGCACCCGCTTGCTGCCCAAGCCTCCATTACGCTGGCCGAACTGGAGAGCGAACCATTGGTGAACTATGAATCCGAACCCAGTACCGAAAACACCCGCAGACTTTTTGCCGAGGCCGAGCTGAATCCCACTATTGCCTATTCGCTGCCACAGGTGGTGCTGGTCAACGCCATGATTGGTCGTGGGTTGGGCTACGGGCTGCTCTATGCTCGGCCCAACAATCCACCGCACACCCTGGACGGACTTCCCGTGGCCATTAGGCAACTCACGCCACCGAACAGTCCCACCTCGGTGGTGGCGATCTGGCCGCGGACCTCCACGCTCGGGCCGCGGGCAGCGGCGTTGCTGGAACACGGAAAATTGGCGATGGATGCTGCCTGGAGCCGCAACTAAATACCCGCGACTCACGAGGGGACCGGAATCAGTGTCTTGGCCAGAGCCTTAAGGCTAAATGAGGGGTGGGTCAAGGTGGCTGGATCCACGGAAATGTTCTGTCCCACGAGCTTGCGGGCAGCGATGTGATCGGCGGGCGAGTTCACCGACTCCACGGCCGCCAACGCTCCGTTGCGCAGCAGCGCGAT from Paeniglutamicibacter sp. Y32M11 encodes the following:
- a CDS encoding MFS transporter, whose protein sequence is MSIAQSQTPAQRANSRRVAFATIIGTTIEWYDFFIYATAAGLIFAELFFKPAGAQIGLLLAFASVGISFLFRPLGAFLAGHYGDKIGRRAMLVITLIMMGAATTLIGVLPTYATAGVIAPIMLLLLRILQGISAGGEWGGAVLMAVEHAPKDRRGRAGAFPQLGVPLGMLLASGVMALMTGVISPGEEFMAWGWRVPFLLSIVLIAVGYMVRRAVEESPIFEEIAAKKQQTKVPIVELFRKHWLLVIIAALVFAGNNAAGYMTTGGFLQAYTTNPEGPIGFERTDVLVAVVFAATMWFLFTLLSGYLADKIGRKRTYQIGFTSQALVVFPLFWLVNTASLPMLYLAFALFAVGLGLAYGPQAALYSELFPASVRFSGVSISYALGAIIGGAFAPMIATALVQATGTTTAVSVYLLFMTLISLTAVSLLRDRAGIDLSISNQAEQEVGATIFDKRRVAPAVQSTSVK
- a CDS encoding LysR family transcriptional regulator, with amino-acid sequence MARFSLRQLELLAELPRHSTLGSAAAELNISESALSQAITSVERIAGEQLCVRRKAHGVRMTPAGQYFAAKAARIVADADELGDSFPRSDGSLRGPVSMGCFASFASHVVPSILEGFRAVQPGIDVSVSVGTHDDLLPALDSGELDFALVYDLLLPSGFTKHTLYQTKLEVVLHPEHPLAAQASITLAELESEPLVNYESEPSTENTRRLFAEAELNPTIAYSLPQVVLVNAMIGRGLGYGLLYARPNNPPHTLDGLPVAIRQLTPPNSPTSVVAIWPRTSTLGPRAAALLEHGKLAMDAAWSRN